From the genome of Notolabrus celidotus isolate fNotCel1 chromosome 5, fNotCel1.pri, whole genome shotgun sequence, one region includes:
- the si:ch211-137i24.10 gene encoding transmembrane 4 L6 family member 1, with amino-acid sequence MCTGKCSRFIAVTLYPLALVSIICNIVLFFPGGDVKYAKDGHITEEVKYMGGLIGGGLMVLLPALYIHLTGKQGCCGNRCGMFLSIVLAAVGVAGALYSFLVAVLGLQNGPLCKVFLLWNTPFKNGERNYLSDKTWWGVCTEPKNIVDFHIGLFATLLAVSCLELILCAIQMINGLIGCLCGTCNKGVV; translated from the exons ATGTGCACTGGAAAATGCTCCCGTTTCATTGCGGTGACTCTGTACCCGTTAGCACTTGTATCCATCATCTGTAACATAGTGCTGTTCTTTCCGGGCGGGGACGTCAAGTATGCCAAAGATGGACACATTACAGAGGAGGTGAAATACATGGGGGGGCTCATCGGAGGGGGTCTCATG GTGTTGCTGCCAGCACTTTACATCCACTTGACTGGAAAACAGGGCTGCTGTGGGAATCGCTGTGGG ATGTTTCTATCTATCGTACTCGCCGCTGTGGGAGTGGCCGGGGCTCTGTACAGCTTCTTAGTAGCAGTGCTCGGTTTGCAGAATGGACCTCTCTGTAAAGTTTTTCTGTTGTGGAACACACCATTTAAAAACGG TGAGCGAAACTACCTGTCTGACAAGACCTGGTGGGGAGTGTGCACCGAGCCAAAGAACATTGTGGATTTCCACATTGGCCTGTTCGCGACTCTGCTGGCTGTCAGCTGTCTGGAGCTGATCTTGTGCGCCATCCAGATGATCAACGGGCTCA